Proteins encoded within one genomic window of Oncorhynchus nerka isolate Pitt River linkage group LG17, Oner_Uvic_2.0, whole genome shotgun sequence:
- the LOC115125179 gene encoding neoverrucotoxin subunit beta-like encodes FKENAEKCRSSSDPDFPSRSLSLSLSPCLSLSPQRYQSLSSISISSDLPSIVVRPLQYFGDVSKTVSELREKLEDFLNGDWTKISTTVNIVDVVLPPEPKTREQLLQYSCQLTLDANTAHTLLSLSEGNRKVTRRDQVQPYPDHPDRFTNWWQVLCREGLSGRCCWEVEWTGDVVTAVSYKDISRTGTESGFGHNNLESWSLHYYSDGYCFRHNNVGTKVSGPQSFRVGVYLDHKAGTMSFYSVSDTMTLLHRVQTTFTQPLYPGFSFYNYNETAELVKL; translated from the exons tttaaagaaaatgctgaaaaatgcaggagcTCATCTGATCCTGACTttccctcgcgctctctctctctctctctctctccatgtctctctctctctccccagaggtatcagtctctctccagtaTCAGTATATCTTCAGACTTACCCAGCATCGTTGTCCGTCCTCTTCAGTACTTTGGAGATGTGAGTAAGACTGTgtctgaactgagagagaaactaGAAGACTTCCTTAATGGAGATTGGACCAAGATATCCACTACAG tgaATATAGTGGATGTTGTACTGCCTCCAGAGCCCAAGACCAGAGAACAGTTGTTACAAT attcctgtcagctcacactggacgcaaacacagcacacacactcctctctctgtctgaagggaacagaaaggtgacacgTAGAGACCAAGTCCAACCATATCCTGACCATCCAGACAGATTCACCAACTGGTGGCAGgttctgtgtagagagggtctgtctGGACGCTGTTGCTGGGAGGTGGAGTGGACTGGTGATGTTGTTACAGCAGTCTCATATAAAGACATCagcagaacagggacagagagtggATTTGGACACAATAACCTGGAGTCCTGGAGTTTACATTACTATAGTGATGGTTATTGTTTCAGACACAATAATGTTGGGACTAAAGTATCAGGCCCTCAGTccttcagagtaggagtgtacctGGATCACAAGGCAGGTACTATGTCCTTCTACAGTGTCTCTGACACAATGACCCTCCTCCACAGAGTCCAGACCACATTCACTCAGCCCCTCTATCCTGGGTTTAGTTTCTATAATTATAATGAGACTGCTGAGCTGGTTAAACTATAA
- the LOC135559515 gene encoding E3 ubiquitin/ISG15 ligase TRIM25-like, whose protein sequence is MAENQELFCCSICLDLLKDPVTTACGHSYCMGCIKESWDQDDLKGFYSCPQCRQTFIPRPVLKRNIVLTEMVEKRKKTGLQAAPPPALCYAGPGDVACDVCTGTRKQKALMSCLACLASYCETHLQPHYESPALKKHKLVKATAQLQEKICSHHDKLLEVYCRTDQQCICLLCTMDEHKGHDTVSAAAERTEKQRQLGMSQQKVQQRFQEREKELKELQQAVESFKRSAQSAVEDSDQIFTELIRSIERRSSEVKELIRAQEKAQVSQAEGLLEQLKQEIAELRKRSTELEQLSHTEDHIPFLQVTKLSCYM, encoded by the exons ATGGCAGAGAATCAGGAACTGTTCTGTTGCTCCATCTGTCTGGATCTACTGAAGGATCCGGTGACTACTGCCTGTGGACACAGTTACTGTATGGGCTGTATTAAAGAAAGCTGGGATCAGGATGATCTGAAAGGTTTCTACAGCTGTCCACAGTGCAGACAGACCTTTATCCCAAGGCCTGTTCTGAAGAGAAACATTGTGCTGACTGAGATGGTGGAGAAACGGAAGAAGACAGGACTCCAGGCTGCTCCCCCTCCTGCTCTGTGCTATGCTGGACCTGGAGATGTGGCGTGTGATGTCTGCACTGGGACCAGAAAGCAGAAAGCCCTCATGTCCTGTCTGGCATGTCTGGCCTCTTACTGTGAGACTCACCTCCAACCTCACTATGAATCTCCTGCTTTGAAGAAGCACAAGCTGGTCAAAGCCACCGCACAACTACAGGAGAAGATCTGCTCTCATCATGACAAACTGCTGGAGGTTTACTGTCGTACCGATCAGCAGTGTATCTGTCTGCTGTGTACAATGGATGAACATAAAGGCCATGATACAGTGTCAGCTGCAGCAGAGAGGACTGAGAAACAG AGGCAGCTGGGGATGAGTCAGCAGAAGGTCCAGCAGAGattccaggagagagagaaggagctgaaGGAGCTTCAACAGGCTGTGGAGTCTTTCAAG cgctCTGCACAGTCAGCAGTGGAGGACAGTGATCAGATCTTTACTGAGCTGATCCGCTCCATTGAGAGAAGGAGCTCTGAGGTGAAGGAGCTGATCAGAGCCCAAGAGAAGGCTCAAGTGAGTCAAGCTGAAGGACTCCTGGAGCAACTGAAGCAGGAGATAGCTGAGCTGAGGAAGAGAAGCACTGAGCTGGAgcagctctcacacacagaggaTCACATCCCTTTCCTCCAGGTAACTAAACTGTCTTGTTACATGTGA